In a genomic window of Streptococcus oralis:
- the ezrA gene encoding septation ring formation regulator EzrA → MSNGQLIYLMVAIAVILILAYVTAIFLRKRNVSRLTALEERKEELYNLPVNDEVEAVKNMHLIGQSQVTFREWNQKWVDLSLNSFADIENHLFEAESYNNSFRFFKAAHKIDQIESQIGLIEEDIAAIRNALSELEKQESKNSGRVLHALDLFESLQHTVAEDSEKYGKALPEIEKQLENIQSEFSQFVTLNSSGDPVEAAAILDSTENHILALTHIVERIPALVETLTKELPEQLADLEEGYRKLLDANYHFTETDIESRFQLLHESLKNNQENIRQLELDNAEYENNRIQEEINALYDIFTREIAAQKVVESLLATLPTYLNHLKENNQVLVQDLERLTKTYLLPESDGNHVRRLQAELAALDTAIMEVTEDQGESTQAYSALEEQLEMLQSNLKDIEDEQISVSERLAQIEKDDLNARQKANVYVNRLHTIKRYMEKRNLPGIPQSFLKLFFTASHNTEDLMAELEQPQVNIESVKRILEIATNDMEALETETYDIVQYATLTEQLLQYSNRYRSFDERIQEAFNEALEIFEKEFDYQASFEKISQALEVAEPGVTNRFVTSYEKTREAIRF, encoded by the coding sequence ATGTCTAATGGACAACTAATTTATCTAATGGTTGCGATTGCAGTCATTCTGATCTTAGCTTATGTAACAGCTATCTTTTTACGTAAGCGTAATGTAAGCAGATTAACGGCCCTTGAAGAAAGAAAAGAAGAACTCTACAACCTTCCTGTAAATGATGAGGTTGAAGCCGTTAAAAACATGCACTTGATTGGTCAAAGTCAGGTGACCTTCCGTGAATGGAATCAAAAATGGGTTGATTTATCTCTGAACTCATTTGCTGATATTGAAAATCACCTCTTTGAAGCTGAAAGCTACAATAATTCTTTCCGTTTCTTTAAAGCAGCTCACAAGATTGATCAAATTGAAAGCCAAATCGGCTTGATTGAAGAAGATATTGCAGCTATTCGCAATGCCCTTTCTGAACTCGAAAAACAAGAATCTAAGAATAGTGGCCGTGTCCTTCATGCCTTGGACTTGTTTGAATCCCTTCAACATACCGTTGCAGAAGATTCGGAGAAATATGGTAAGGCCCTTCCTGAGATTGAGAAACAATTGGAAAACATCCAATCTGAATTCTCTCAATTTGTTACCCTAAATTCATCAGGTGACCCGGTTGAAGCCGCAGCAATTCTTGATTCAACTGAAAATCATATTCTCGCTTTGACACACATCGTTGAGCGAATTCCAGCTCTTGTTGAAACCTTGACAAAGGAACTGCCAGAACAATTGGCAGATTTGGAAGAAGGCTATCGCAAGCTGTTGGATGCCAACTACCACTTTACAGAAACAGATATTGAATCCCGTTTCCAACTTTTGCATGAGTCTTTGAAAAATAATCAAGAAAATATTCGTCAGTTGGAATTGGACAATGCAGAGTATGAAAATAATCGCATCCAAGAAGAAATCAACGCACTTTATGATATCTTCACTCGTGAAATTGCAGCTCAAAAAGTGGTTGAAAGTCTTCTTGCTACATTACCAACTTATCTCAACCACTTGAAAGAAAATAATCAGGTGCTTGTTCAAGATCTTGAACGCTTGACTAAAACCTACCTTCTTCCTGAAAGTGATGGCAATCATGTTCGTCGCCTTCAAGCAGAATTGGCTGCACTTGATACAGCAATCATGGAAGTGACAGAGGATCAAGGTGAGTCAACACAAGCCTACTCTGCTCTTGAAGAACAGTTGGAAATGCTTCAAAGCAACCTCAAGGATATAGAGGATGAGCAAATCTCTGTTAGCGAACGACTTGCGCAAATTGAAAAAGACGACCTCAATGCTCGCCAAAAAGCAAATGTCTATGTGAACCGTTTGCATACTATCAAACGTTACATGGAGAAGAGAAACTTGCCAGGTATTCCTCAAAGTTTCTTGAAACTTTTCTTTACTGCAAGTCATAACACAGAAGATCTGATGGCAGAGTTAGAACAACCACAAGTGAATATTGAATCGGTTAAACGAATTCTTGAAATTGCAACAAATGATATGGAAGCACTTGAAACAGAAACCTATGATATCGTTCAATATGCAACCTTGACGGAGCAACTACTCCAATACTCAAACCGTTACCGTTCATTTGATGAGCGTATCCAAGAGGCCTTCAACGAAGCGCTTGAAATTTTTGAAAAAGAGTTTGACTACCAAGCGTCGTTTGAAAAAATTTCACAAGCTTTGGAAGTTGCTGAACCAGGGGTTACAAACCGTTTTGTAACTTCATATGAGAAAACACGTGAAGCGATTCGTTTTTAA
- the gyrB gene encoding DNA topoisomerase (ATP-hydrolyzing) subunit B, with translation MTEEIKNQQAQDYDASQIQVLEGLEAVRMRPGMYIGSTSKEGLHHLVWEIVDNSIDEALAGFASHIQVFIEPDNSITVVDDGRGIPVDIQEKTGRPAVETVFTVLHAGGKFGGGGYKVSGGLHGVGSSVVNALSTQLDVHVHKNGKIHYQEYRRGHVVADLEVVGDTDKTGTTVHFTPDPEIFTETTTFDFDKLNKRIQELAFLNRGLQISITDKRDGLEQTKHYHYEGGIASYVEYINENKDVIFDTPIYTDGEMDDITVEVAMQYTTGYHENVMSFANNIHTHEGGTHEQGFRTALTRVINDYARKNKLLKDNEDNLTGEDVREGLTAVISVKHPNPQFEGQTKTKLGNSEVVKITNRLFSDAFSDFLMENPQIAKRIVEKGILAAKARVAAKRAREVTRKKSGLEISNLPGKLADCSSNNPAETELFIVEGDSAGGSAKSGRNREFQAILPIRGKILNVEKASMDKILANEEIRSLFTAMGTGFGAEFDVTKARYQKLVLMTDADVDGAHIRTLLLTLIYRYMKPILEAGYVYIAQPPIYGVKVGSEIKEYIQPGADQEIKLQEALARHSEGRSKPTIQRYKGLGEMDDHQLWETTMDPEHRLMARVSVDDAAEADKIFDMLMGDRVEPRREFIEENAVYSTLDV, from the coding sequence ATGACAGAAGAAATCAAAAATCAACAGGCACAGGATTATGATGCCAGTCAAATTCAAGTTTTGGAGGGACTTGAAGCTGTTCGTATGCGTCCAGGTATGTATATTGGATCGACTTCAAAAGAAGGTCTTCACCATCTAGTATGGGAAATCGTTGATAACTCAATTGACGAAGCCCTAGCTGGATTTGCCAGTCACATCCAAGTCTTTATAGAGCCAGATAACTCCATCACCGTAGTGGATGATGGGCGTGGAATTCCTGTTGATATTCAGGAAAAAACAGGACGTCCCGCTGTTGAGACCGTCTTTACAGTTCTTCACGCTGGAGGAAAATTCGGCGGTGGCGGATACAAGGTTTCAGGTGGATTGCACGGTGTAGGTTCATCAGTAGTAAACGCTCTTTCAACTCAACTAGATGTTCATGTCCATAAAAACGGTAAGATTCATTACCAAGAATACCGTCGTGGTCATGTTGTTGCTGATCTTGAGGTGGTTGGAGATACAGATAAAACTGGAACAACAGTTCACTTCACACCAGATCCAGAGATTTTTACAGAAACAACGACTTTTGATTTTGATAAATTAAACAAACGTATTCAAGAACTAGCCTTTTTGAACCGAGGTCTTCAAATCTCCATCACAGATAAGCGTGATGGTCTCGAACAGACTAAACATTACCACTATGAGGGTGGGATTGCTAGCTACGTTGAATATATCAACGAGAACAAGGATGTTATCTTTGATACACCAATCTACACAGACGGTGAGATGGATGATATCACAGTTGAAGTAGCCATGCAGTACACAACCGGTTACCACGAAAACGTCATGAGTTTCGCCAATAACATTCACACCCATGAAGGTGGTACGCATGAGCAAGGTTTCCGTACAGCCCTGACGCGTGTTATCAATGATTATGCTCGCAAGAATAAGCTACTAAAAGACAATGAAGATAACCTAACAGGGGAAGATGTCCGTGAAGGCTTGACTGCAGTTATCTCAGTTAAGCATCCAAACCCGCAGTTTGAAGGACAAACCAAGACCAAACTGGGGAACAGTGAAGTGGTCAAGATCACCAATCGCCTCTTCAGCGATGCCTTCTCTGATTTTCTCATGGAAAATCCACAGATTGCCAAGCGTATCGTGGAAAAAGGGATTTTGGCTGCCAAGGCTCGTGTAGCTGCCAAGCGTGCGCGTGAAGTCACTCGCAAGAAATCTGGCTTGGAAATTTCCAATCTTCCAGGAAAACTAGCAGACTGTTCTTCTAACAACCCTGCTGAAACCGAACTCTTCATCGTCGAAGGAGACTCAGCTGGTGGATCAGCCAAATCTGGTCGTAATCGTGAATTCCAAGCTATCTTGCCAATTCGTGGTAAGATCTTGAACGTTGAAAAAGCTAGCATGGATAAAATCCTTGCAAACGAAGAAATTCGAAGCCTTTTCACAGCTATGGGAACAGGATTTGGTGCAGAATTTGATGTCACTAAGGCTCGTTACCAAAAACTTGTTTTGATGACCGATGCCGATGTTGATGGAGCCCACATTCGAACACTCCTGCTTACCTTGATTTACCGCTACATGAAACCAATCTTAGAGGCTGGTTATGTCTACATTGCCCAACCACCGATTTATGGGGTTAAAGTTGGAAGTGAGATCAAAGAATACATTCAACCTGGTGCAGATCAAGAAATTAAACTCCAAGAAGCCTTAGCACGTCACAGTGAAGGGCGTTCAAAACCAACCATCCAACGTTATAAAGGTTTGGGAGAAATGGATGACCACCAATTGTGGGAAACAACCATGGATCCTGAACATCGCTTGATGGCGCGTGTTTCGGTAGATGATGCTGCCGAAGCAGATAAAATCTTTGATATGTTGATGGGGGATCGAGTAGAACCTCGTCGCGAATTTATCGAAGAAAACGCTGTTTACAGTACACTTGACGTCTAA
- a CDS encoding HAD-IA family hydrolase has translation MKYHDYIWDLGGTLLDNYETSTAAFVETLAQYGIEQEHDRVYEALKVSTAFAIEKFAPDIEDFLENYKENEARELEHPVLFEGIPELLKDVSDKGGRHFLVSHRNDQVLELLAKTQIANYFTEVVTASSGFKRKPDPESMIYLRDKYHITSGLVIGDRNIDVEAGKAAGLDAYLFNNVATLRQAIDM, from the coding sequence ATGAAATATCACGACTATATATGGGATTTAGGTGGTACCCTATTGGATAATTATGAGACTTCTACTGCAGCCTTTGTAGAAACCTTAGCCCAATACGGAATAGAGCAAGAACACGACCGAGTCTACGAAGCTTTGAAGGTTTCGACAGCTTTTGCCATCGAGAAGTTTGCACCAGATATCGAGGATTTTTTAGAGAACTATAAAGAAAATGAAGCGCGTGAGCTAGAACATCCAGTTTTGTTTGAGGGAATTCCAGAATTACTCAAAGACGTTTCGGACAAGGGTGGTCGCCATTTCTTGGTTTCTCATCGAAATGACCAAGTTCTAGAACTTCTTGCTAAGACCCAGATAGCGAACTACTTCACCGAGGTGGTGACTGCCAGTTCTGGCTTTAAACGAAAACCAGATCCTGAGTCCATGATTTATTTACGTGATAAATATCATATTACATCTGGTTTGGTCATTGGTGACAGAAATATAGATGTAGAAGCAGGTAAAGCTGCTGGCTTAGATGCCTATCTTTTTAATAACGTTGCGACATTGAGACAAGCAATAGACATGTAA